The following proteins are encoded in a genomic region of Deltaproteobacteria bacterium:
- a CDS encoding phosphotransferase, whose product MKEQLRQFFEEKFGQKADSWQLTKLHGDASYRTYFRANLGPGKTFIVMQLPAGQASVSEEITNLREKPRDLPFLEIARYLGGLGLPVPQVHHYDSKNRFLILEDLGDETLEKRVSLKPKEKESWYKKAIDLLVEMQRRTRLDSQARQASEKGRCIAFQRSFDETLFNWELDHFREYGIEIRLNRKIGASDLSLFEKYRRQIASVLTKMPTVFTHRDYQSRNLMIHREKLYLLDFQDALIGPMVYDLVALLRDSYIVLEPDLVDELLHDYLEKRGETVSLDFSSLRMMFDWVTIQRKLKDAGRFVYIDRVKGNRGFLPSIPASLAYVKEAFTRQKSLGEFFELLKKYVPEFS is encoded by the coding sequence ATGAAAGAACAGCTCCGACAATTCTTTGAGGAGAAATTCGGTCAAAAAGCCGATTCATGGCAACTCACCAAACTACATGGCGACGCCTCGTACCGAACCTATTTCCGCGCTAACCTGGGCCCTGGAAAAACCTTCATCGTGATGCAACTCCCGGCAGGCCAGGCCAGCGTCTCGGAGGAGATTACAAATTTGAGGGAAAAACCGCGAGACCTTCCATTTCTGGAGATCGCCCGCTACTTGGGTGGGCTTGGCCTCCCTGTCCCCCAGGTTCATCACTATGATTCTAAAAACCGGTTTCTTATCCTCGAAGACTTGGGGGATGAGACCCTGGAAAAGAGGGTCTCTCTAAAACCCAAGGAAAAGGAATCCTGGTACAAGAAGGCGATTGACCTCTTGGTGGAAATGCAAAGACGAACCCGCCTTGACTCGCAGGCGAGGCAGGCCTCCGAAAAGGGCCGTTGCATCGCCTTCCAACGCTCCTTTGACGAGACTCTTTTCAACTGGGAGCTGGACCACTTTCGCGAATATGGAATAGAAATTCGCCTCAACAGGAAAATAGGTGCCTCCGATCTTTCCCTCTTCGAGAAATACCGGCGGCAGATCGCCTCCGTCCTGACAAAGATGCCAACCGTTTTTACTCACCGCGACTACCAGAGCCGGAATCTGATGATCCATCGTGAGAAACTCTACTTGCTCGATTTCCAGGACGCCCTCATCGGACCGATGGTTTACGATCTGGTCGCCCTCCTCCGTGACTCCTACATCGTCCTTGAACCGGATCTGGTCGACGAGCTTTTGCACGATTACCTTGAAAAACGGGGAGAGACCGTTTCCCTCGATTTTTCCTCCCTCCGCATGATGTTCGACTGGGTCACGATCCAGAGGAAACTGAAGGATGCCGGCCGTTTTGTCTATATTGACAGGGTCAAGGGGAACAGAGGGTTTCTGCCGTCCATCCCTGCCTCTCTGGCCTACGTGAAGGAGGCGTTTACCCGACAAAAATCATTGGGAGAGTTTTTTGAACTCTTAAAAAAATATGTCCCCGAATTTTCCTAA
- a CDS encoding nucleotidyltransferase family protein, producing the protein MKAMILAAGLGKRLQPLTLQTPKSLILVNQIPLIVYQVKLLKKHGILEILINLHHLGTMIQEELGNGSRYGVRIIYSYEDAILGTGGGIKKVEDFFEGKPFLVMNSDILIDLNLKELLSFHRRKKGIATMVLRKREAGSSYSYIQSDRKNRILEIVENPASTDKVPEGAMMFTGVHILSSKLLSTLPKGKEACIINDAYRPALREGQKIYGFPYDGYWMDLGTIERYRQADQDLSKGLIKLSYL; encoded by the coding sequence ATGAAGGCGATGATCCTCGCCGCCGGCCTTGGCAAACGCCTTCAGCCGCTCACTCTCCAGACACCCAAGTCGCTTATCTTGGTTAATCAGATCCCTTTGATCGTCTACCAGGTCAAACTTTTGAAAAAACATGGCATTCTCGAAATACTGATCAACCTGCACCACCTCGGGACAATGATCCAGGAGGAACTGGGAAACGGTTCCCGTTACGGCGTCAGAATAATTTATTCGTATGAAGATGCCATCCTCGGGACAGGGGGTGGCATCAAAAAGGTGGAAGATTTTTTCGAAGGGAAACCATTCCTCGTCATGAATAGTGACATTCTCATCGACCTCAATCTGAAAGAATTGCTTTCCTTCCATAGGCGGAAGAAAGGGATCGCCACCATGGTTTTAAGGAAACGGGAGGCAGGTTCCAGTTATAGTTATATTCAGTCAGACCGGAAAAATAGGATCCTGGAAATCGTTGAAAATCCTGCCTCTACCGACAAGGTTCCCGAAGGAGCAATGATGTTTACCGGTGTGCATATCCTCAGCTCCAAACTCCTCTCCACTCTTCCCAAAGGGAAAGAGGCCTGCATTATTAACGACGCCTACCGGCCAGCCCTCCGGGAGGGGCAGAAGATCTACGGCTTCCCTTATGACGGTTACTGGATGGACCTTGGGACGATTGAACGCTACCGGCAGGCAGATCAGGATTTGTCCAAGGGATTGATCAAACTATCTTACCTCTAG
- a CDS encoding ATP-binding protein, which translates to MKRNITLKLESWLKNGQRRPLILQGARQVGKTFIITEFGKSHFKKCHTFNFEENREMHSLFEKNFDPKRIIEELSYIQKTPIHIREDLVFFDEIQECPKALTSLKYFCERMPELSLVSAGSLLGIKLSEESFPVGKVDFLHLFPMNFREFLEAGENKMLVEAYDNASIDHPIAGMAHQQLWRELLNYYVTGGMPQVVLTYLAGKENKPAAFDEVRRMQKILTDSFSKDFAKHSGKSNSVHIVSVFENIPIQLSAQVDASTKRYHFNHVIPGKKSFAHLQGPIDWLENAGLIIKVSICNRAEIPLKAFCKNNLFKLFVFDVGVLGSMLHLPIQSILEQDYGITKGYLAENFVAQELLASGVGDLYSWTERNSEIEFLMYRNNVIVPVEVKAGHRTQAKSLQQFIIKYSPSVAIKLSANPFSKTRQLASVPLYFAGKLASL; encoded by the coding sequence ATGAAAAGAAATATCACCTTAAAATTAGAAAGCTGGCTGAAAAACGGCCAAAGAAGACCATTGATCCTCCAAGGGGCCAGACAGGTTGGCAAGACCTTTATTATCACTGAATTCGGAAAGAGCCATTTTAAAAAATGCCACACCTTCAACTTTGAAGAAAATAGGGAAATGCATTCCCTGTTTGAAAAGAACTTCGACCCAAAAAGGATTATTGAGGAACTGTCTTATATCCAAAAAACTCCGATCCATATCAGGGAGGACCTCGTTTTTTTTGATGAGATTCAGGAATGCCCAAAGGCGTTGACCTCGTTAAAATATTTTTGCGAAAGAATGCCAGAACTATCCCTCGTTTCAGCCGGATCCCTTCTTGGGATAAAACTGTCGGAAGAATCCTTTCCCGTCGGGAAAGTCGATTTTCTGCATCTCTTTCCAATGAATTTTCGGGAATTTCTAGAAGCGGGTGAAAACAAGATGTTGGTGGAGGCCTACGATAACGCCTCCATCGATCATCCCATTGCCGGGATGGCCCATCAACAATTGTGGCGGGAGCTTTTAAACTACTATGTGACCGGAGGCATGCCGCAGGTGGTGTTAACCTACCTTGCAGGCAAAGAAAATAAGCCGGCTGCATTTGACGAAGTCCGAAGAATGCAAAAGATTCTGACGGACAGTTTCAGTAAGGACTTTGCAAAGCATTCCGGCAAGAGCAATTCGGTTCATATTGTTTCTGTGTTTGAAAATATTCCAATCCAATTGTCCGCCCAGGTGGACGCCTCCACAAAGAGGTATCATTTTAACCATGTCATTCCGGGAAAGAAAAGTTTTGCCCATTTACAGGGTCCCATCGACTGGCTTGAAAATGCCGGCCTCATCATCAAAGTATCCATTTGCAATAGGGCCGAAATTCCCCTGAAAGCTTTTTGCAAAAACAACTTGTTCAAACTGTTTGTTTTTGATGTTGGGGTTCTTGGTTCCATGTTGCATCTTCCGATTCAGTCCATTTTGGAACAGGATTACGGCATCACAAAGGGATATCTGGCCGAAAATTTTGTCGCACAGGAATTGTTGGCCTCTGGTGTGGGTGATTTGTACTCATGGACTGAACGAAATTCCGAAATCGAATTTTTAATGTACAGGAATAACGTCATTGTTCCTGTGGAGGTAAAGGCTGGGCACAGGACCCAGGCCAAAAGCCTTCAGCAATTTATAATCAAATATTCACCATCGGTCGCCATCAAATTGTCCGCAAACCCATTTTCCAAAACCCGCCAATTGGCCAGCGTCCCACTCTATTTCGCAGGAAAGCTTGCTTCACTCTGA
- a CDS encoding anhydro-N-acetylmuramic acid kinase: MSLSRLAIGLMSGTSADGIDAALIEISGKGDSPKGQQLKVKLVSFQANPFPQRLQQRILKTAQSKTVPLQEVSQLNFYLGELFAEAAVKICKKAGVSRSKVSVIGSHGQTVCHQPEPRREGRYLLRSTLQIGEPSVIAERTGITTVADFRPRDIAAGGHGAPLTPYFHYLLFHHPRRSVAVNNIGGISNLTFLPAGGTIDKILGFDTGPGNMVMDGIISKISRGKKSHDEGGREAKKGLIDLNLVARLLHHPYFRKTPPKTTGREEFGQDFVDRFFKEAGRRHLKPADMLATVTAFTAVSIAEGYRQFVLKKNNKLDEIIFCGGGVKNRTLMAMIQRELEGVTISTFEDYGLDSGAVEATCFAVLADATLHGWPANIPLATGASRPVVLGKIIPA; encoded by the coding sequence TCATGAGTGGGACCTCGGCCGACGGGATTGATGCCGCCCTGATTGAGATCTCGGGAAAGGGTGATTCACCCAAGGGACAACAGCTCAAGGTGAAGTTGGTCAGTTTTCAGGCTAATCCTTTCCCTCAACGGCTTCAACAGAGGATTTTAAAAACAGCGCAGTCGAAGACTGTCCCTCTTCAGGAGGTCTCCCAGCTCAATTTTTATCTGGGGGAGCTATTTGCCGAGGCCGCGGTAAAAATCTGCAAGAAGGCCGGGGTTTCACGGTCCAAGGTTTCCGTGATCGGTTCCCATGGGCAGACGGTCTGTCACCAGCCAGAACCGAGGCGTGAGGGACGGTATCTTCTCCGTTCGACCCTGCAGATTGGCGAGCCGTCGGTGATCGCGGAGCGGACCGGAATCACAACGGTCGCCGATTTTCGTCCACGAGACATTGCCGCCGGAGGGCATGGGGCCCCCCTGACACCCTACTTTCATTACCTGCTCTTCCATCACCCTCGCCGTTCCGTGGCGGTCAACAATATCGGCGGGATCAGCAACCTGACCTTCCTGCCGGCAGGAGGGACGATCGACAAAATTCTGGGTTTCGATACGGGACCGGGGAATATGGTGATGGACGGCATCATCTCAAAAATTTCCAGGGGGAAGAAAAGCCATGATGAAGGGGGAAGGGAGGCCAAAAAGGGGCTGATCGATCTTAACCTGGTGGCCCGTCTTCTCCATCACCCTTATTTTCGCAAAACCCCTCCCAAGACGACCGGGAGGGAGGAGTTCGGACAGGATTTTGTCGATCGGTTTTTTAAAGAGGCCGGGCGGCGTCATCTAAAGCCTGCCGATATGCTGGCAACCGTGACTGCTTTTACTGCCGTCTCGATTGCGGAGGGTTACCGCCAGTTTGTGCTGAAAAAAAATAATAAATTAGATGAGATCATTTTTTGCGGCGGTGGTGTTAAAAACAGGACATTGATGGCGATGATCCAAAGAGAACTGGAAGGGGTGACGATCAGCACCTTTGAAGATTATGGCCTGGACAGCGGCGCGGTGGAGGCGACCTGTTTTGCCGTTTTGGCGGATGCCACCCTCCATGGCTGGCCGGCGAATATCCCTTTAGCCACCGGGGCCTCCCGTCCGGTCGTGTTGGGGAAAATCATCCCAGCCTAG